Part of the Dioscorea cayenensis subsp. rotundata cultivar TDr96_F1 unplaced genomic scaffold, TDr96_F1_v2_PseudoChromosome.rev07_lg8_w22 25.fasta BLBR01000836.1, whole genome shotgun sequence genome, ATAaaatacatttcaaaaataataataataataataataataataacaataataacttaCAAACACTAATGATGGAAGTTTTTCTGTTTTCAAAACTCAATGCAAGTCCATGCAGACAAAAATGAGTACATTCTTGGATCATCAATCCTGTGACAAACGAGAAAAATACAACTATGTCACTACTTTATATACATAGTTCTATGTTTGTGAAGTTGTGTTCAAGTTTGTGACTTTCTCACATGATCATGGCTGCCAGTTCCATGGCCAATCTGCAAGGTTTGTTTAGATTCTTAGCTTTTCATGGTTTGCTTCTCTTTGTCCTTCTTCAATCTTCTTATCTTGTACTTCTTGCAGGTTGGTTGATCTCTTGGTCTTTGAGCAGTCAGAGAAGTTTGATAGATGTCGTTAATCTTGCATTCTTTGTTTTCTACTTGTTGGGATTGTTATCTGATATTCTGAGAAAAGAAAACGTTGTCAGGAACAAGATTAAGAGCTGGGAATTTCTTGTTGTTTCATTCTGTTGTGCAGTTACTAGCATTGCATATTTTACTTGTGGTTTTCTGCGCAGTTCAGTGATTTATTTTGTTAGAGGATTTATTTGGATTGGTCTTGCAGTGTCTTTAAACATTCAACCAATCAAATCACTGAGACTTACAGTTCCAATTTGGTGGTTTGTGTTCTCTTTGTTAATCTCTGCAGTTAATGTTGAAGATTTGGTGAAAAATCACAGTCTTGATACTATAAACATTGTATCATGGATTGTGAGCTTGTCGCTACTTTTCTGCAGCATTAGACTCAGTTTCAAAAACCGTTCAAATGAAGATAACGAAAGATTGAGCTTGTATCAATCTCTGTTGGTTGACAATGAAAATAAAGTATTACAGTTGAAAATCTCTGGTGTTTTCAGCAGATTGACATTTTCTTGGCTTAATCCTTTGCTTAAAGTTGGCAAATTGAAACCATTGAGTCTCACTGATATCCCAAGTTTGGATTCTGAAGATGGAGCACTAGTAGCTTATCAGAAATTTGCCAAAGAATGGGAATCTCAAAAGAAGAACAAACCAAGGAGCAAGAACTTGGTTTTCTTTGCATTGGCAAAGTGTTACTTCAATGAGATGCTTTTAGTTGGATTATATGCACTTCTGAAAACAATCTCAGTGTCATCTTCTCCAATATTATTGTATGCATTTGTTAGTTATTCAAACCGCGAAGAAGATGATCTTAGCTGGGGGCTGTCTTTAGTAGTGCTTTTGATTGTAGCCAAGGTGGTTGAGTCTTTGTCTCAAAGCCATTGGTTCTTTAATTCAAGAAGATGTGGGATGAGAATGAGGTCTGCTCTCATGGCTGCTATTTTTCAGAAACAATTCAAGCTTTCGAGCTTAGGCCGAAGAAATCATTCGGCTGGAGAAATAGTGAATTATATCTCAGTCAATGCATATCGGCTTGGAGAGTTTCCATGGTGGTTTCACATGGCATGGAGTCTTCCAGTTCAGCTCTTTCTTTCGGTGATCATTCTTCTCAAAGCTGTTGGTTCTGGAGCCCTTCCAGGATTGGTTCCATTAGTCTTTTGTGCTGCAATTAATGTCCCATTTGCAAAGATTTTGCaaggatatcaatcaaagttCATGGTGGCTCAGGATGAAAGATTGAGAACCACTTCTGCAGCATTGAACAACATGAAGATCATCAAATTGCAGTCATGGGAGGAGAATTTCAGACAAGTTATTGAGTCTCTCAGAGGAATTGAATTCAAATGGTTGTCTAAAACACAGAACGAGAAGACTTATAGTACTGCATTGTATTGGATGGCTCCTACTGTTGTTTCTGCTGTGGTTTTTGCCGGTACAACAATGATGAGAAGTGCTCCTCTTAATGCTGTCACTATTTTTACAGTGTTAGCAAGTCTACGAGTAATGTCCGAACCGGTAAGGTTGCTGCCGGAGGTGCTTTCGACGTTGATACAAGTTAAAGTATCGTTAGACCGTATTGAAGTTTTCTTGCAGGAGGATGAAGTGAAGGAAGATGTTGTGAAGAGAAATCCATTGACGAATTCTGAGTTGAGTGTGAAGATTGAGAATGGAGTGTTCAGTTGGGATCCAGATTCTTCCATTCCTACATTGAAGAATGTGGATGTTGATTTCAGAAGAGGAAATAAGATCTCTGTTTGTGGAGCTGTTGGCTCTGGCAAGTCTTCACTTCTATGTTCCATACTTGGCGAAATACCAAAACTCTCAGGATCTGTGAGTAATATATAATTACTAACAAACATTTCTTTGTGTTactaatcttgaattcttgatttcattttccTTTATTGCATGATGTAGGTTGATGTATATGGCTCTGTCGCCTATGTGGCTCAAGGTTCTTGGATACAAAGTGGGACGATACGCGATAACGTTCTGTTTGGTAAGCCGATGAACAAAGCAAAATACGAAATGGCGATAAGATGTTGTGCTCTTGATAAGGATATTGAGAACTTTGATCATGGAGACATGACTGAGATTGGACAGAGAGGATTGAACATGAGTGGAGGACAGAAGCAAAGGGTTCAGCTTGCTAGAGCTGTTTACAATGATGCCGATATTTATCTTCTCGATGATCCTTTTAGCGCTGTTGATGCACATACCGCTGCAATTCTCTTCCATGTAAGTGAAACTAACACGGAATTGTGATTGGATTTCTTATGTAGCTTTTGTAAAGTTTTCATTGAAACAATGCAGGACTGTGTCATGTCTGCTCTACAAGATAAAACTGTAATTCTAGTGACACATCAAGTGGAATTTCTAGCAGAAACAGATAGAATTCTGGTGAGCAGTGATAAGTTTTCTATAGTGAAATTGTTACCGATTATGATCATCGATTAATGCCTTTTCTTGTGCAGGTTATGGAGAATGGGCTTGTTGTGCAGTCAGGAAGCTATTCGGAGATTTTAAAGACAGGAACAGCATTTGAACAACTTGTGCATGCTCACAAGTCTGCAATGACAGCAGTACACTCTGTTACAAAGCGAGCAATCGATGATCAGTTTGCATCTGAAGTAAATCCACAAGTGAAGAAGAACAGTGAGACTGAAATCACAGCCCCATCGGCAATCCAGCTGActgaagatgaagagaaggCGATTGGAAATTTTGGTTGGAAACCATACAAAGATTACTTGCAAGTGTCAAAGGGttatatgcatttcattttcGCTGTCTTATCGCAATGCGCTTTTATTCTTTTCCAAATCTTATCAACATACTGGTTAGCAGTGGCAGTTCAATTGACTCAAATTGGTGGAGGTGTAGTTGTAGGTGTTTATGCAGCAGTCTCAATTCTCAGCTGCTGCTTTGTTTGCGTGAGGAGTTGGATTGCTGCAAAACTTGGATTGAAAGCATCCAAAGAGTTTTTTTCTGCATTCATGGACTCAGTTTTCAGGGCTCCAATGCTTTTCTTTGATTCAACTCCAGTTGGAAGGATTTTAACCAGGGTTAGATTAAAAAGTCAATCATTTCATTCACTAATTTCTATCAATTCTTGCAATTAATGCATAAGAATGAGCcaacttttgattgattttctgCAGGCATCTTCGGATATGAGCATCCTGGACTTTGACATACCATGCTGCTTGTCTTATGTTATTTCTGGTGCTAGTGAGATTGTAGGAATTATAGTGATAATGTCAACTGTTACATGGCAAGTGCTTCTTGTTGCCATTCCGGTAACAATTCTTACGTTGTATGTGCAGGTAATTCTTAATTTAATTGAGTTATCTTGCTCTGAATTGGATTTGTAGATATCTGATAAAGTTTTTACTGttgtatatatagagatattATTTAGCGTCTGCAAGAGAGTTAGTGAGGATCAATGGGACTACAAAGGCACCTGTTGTGAATTACGTCGGAGAGACAATTCTCGGTGTGGTAACAATACGAGCTTTCGCAATGATGGATAGGTTTATACAGGCAAATCTTCGGCTCATTGACACTGATGCAACGCTCTTCTTTCACACAATTGCCACCATGGAATGGGTGCTTATCCGAGCCGAAGCACTTCAGAATTTGACAATACTTACTTCTgctcttttctttatcttgcTTCCTTGTGGAAGCATTCCTCCAGGTATTGGAATTTTTTGATTGGTTTTTGTTGAAATATGATTGATATTTTAGTATATGATTCATCTtctgttgtttttgtttcaggATTTGTTGGTTTAGCTCTTTCTTACGCGCTAACACTGTCTTCGGCTCAAGTGTTTACGACTCGTTGGTACTCTAATTTGGAGAA contains:
- the LOC120255095 gene encoding ABC transporter C family member 8-like; protein product: MIMAASSMANLQGWLISWSLSSQRSLIDVVNLAFFVFYLLGLLSDILRKENVVRNKIKSWEFLVVSFCCAVTSIAYFTCGFLRSSVIYFVRGFIWIGLAVSLNIQPIKSLRLTVPIWWFVFSLLISAVNVEDLVKNHSLDTINIVSWIVSLSLLFCSIRLSFKNRSNEDNERLSLYQSLLVDNENKVLQLKISGVFSRLTFSWLNPLLKVGKLKPLSLTDIPSLDSEDGALVAYQKFAKEWESQKKNKPRSKNLVFFALAKCYFNEMLLVGLYALLKTISVSSSPILLYAFVSYSNREEDDLSWGLSLVVLLIVAKVVESLSQSHWFFNSRRCGMRMRSALMAAIFQKQFKLSSLGRRNHSAGEIVNYISVNAYRLGEFPWWFHMAWSLPVQLFLSVIILLKAVGSGALPGLVPLVFCAAINVPFAKILQGYQSKFMVAQDERLRTTSAALNNMKIIKLQSWEENFRQVIESLRGIEFKWLSKTQNEKTYSTALYWMAPTVVSAVVFAGTTMMRSAPLNAVTIFTVLASLRVMSEPVRLLPEVLSTLIQVKVSLDRIEVFLQEDEVKEDVVKRNPLTNSELSVKIENGVFSWDPDSSIPTLKNVDVDFRRGNKISVCGAVGSGKSSLLCSILGEIPKLSGSVDVYGSVAYVAQGSWIQSGTIRDNVLFGKPMNKAKYEMAIRCCALDKDIENFDHGDMTEIGQRGLNMSGGQKQRVQLARAVYNDADIYLLDDPFSAVDAHTAAILFHDCVMSALQDKTVILVTHQVEFLAETDRILVMENGLVVQSGSYSEILKTGTAFEQLVHAHKSAMTAVHSVTKRAIDDQFASEVNPQVKKNSETEITAPSAIQLTEDEEKAIGNFGWKPYKDYLQVSKGYMHFIFAVLSQCAFILFQILSTYWLAVAVQLTQIGGGVVVGVYAAVSILSCCFVCVRSWIAAKLGLKASKEFFSAFMDSVFRAPMLFFDSTPVGRILTRASSDMSILDFDIPCCLSYVISGASEIVGIIVIMSTVTWQVLLVAIPVTILTLYVQRYYLASARELVRINGTTKAPVVNYVGETILGVVTIRAFAMMDRFIQANLRLIDTDATLFFHTIATMEWVLIRAEALQNLTILTSALFFILLPCGSIPPGFVGLALSYALTLSSAQVFTTRWYSNLENYIISVERIKQFMHLDSEPPAVISDRRPPPSWPHEGSIDFQELKVKYRPNAPYVLKGITCRIMAGNKVGVVGRTGSGKTTLIGALFRLLEPAAGRILIDSLDICSIGLKDLRMKLSIIPQEPTLFKGTVRSNLDPLGLHSDQEIWEALEKCQLKTVISSDPSRLDSSVSDDGENWSAGQRQLFCLGRVLLRKNKIIVLDEATASIDSATDAVLQRIIRQEFSSCTVVTIAHRVPTVTDSDMVMLLSYGKLVEYDKPLELMERKDSYFSKLVAEYWSNCKGESR